From the Carya illinoinensis cultivar Pawnee chromosome 4, C.illinoinensisPawnee_v1, whole genome shotgun sequence genome, one window contains:
- the LOC122306338 gene encoding uncharacterized protein LOC122306338: MQTKLQQSKLEEASMILRGLWTRRNMMIFEGKFESPRKVLTAAMTCLKNFQCARAELNQMMGPNVQKRKDTRWKPPDEGASKVNFDAAIDMNNYKLGLGIVARNHVGEVLFTLSSSKLFSGNFDTAEAAALWRAMELVLELDVKNVVFEGDADRVIKGVTDVRGNYDWMEQQYANIRGRFLLRPDWSVSFIHREGNCVAHALAKRALRMEGEWCWIEEGPSEITSIIAREMPCSNEGN; the protein is encoded by the coding sequence ATGCAAACCAAATTGCAACAGAGCAAATTAGAAGAGGCATCCATGATACTAAGAGGACTATGGACAAGGAGAAATATGATGatttttgaagggaaatttGAGAGCCCAAGGAAAGTGCTTACTGCAGCAATGACCTGTCTCAAAAACTTTCAATGTGCTCGTGCTGAACTGAACCAGATGATGGGGCCTAATGTTCAGAAAAGGAAGGACACCAGATGGAAGCCACCAGATGAGGGAGCTTCTAAGGTAAACTTTGATGCGGCTATAGATATGAACAATTACAAATTGGGATTGGGTATAGTGGCAAGGAATCATGTGGGAGAGGTTCTATTTACCTTAAGTTCTTCTAAATTGTTTAGTGGCAACTTTGATACGGCAGAAGCAGCTGCTCTTTGGAGAGCTATGGAGCTTGTTTTGGAGCTTGATGTCAAGAATGTGGTGTTTGAAGGAGATGCTGACAGGGTGATCAAAGGGGTAACAGATGTAAGGGGCAACTATGATTGGATGGAGCAGCAGTATGCAAATATACGTGGCAGGTTCTTACTAAGGCCTGACTGGTCTGTGAGCTTCATTCATAGAGAAGGGAACTGTGTGGCTCATGCATTAGCTAAGAGAGCATTGAGAATGGAAGGGGAGTGGTGCTGGATTGAGGAAGGACCTTCAGAGATTACTAGTATAATTGCTAGAGAAATGCCTTGTAGTAATGAAGGGAATTAA